A region from the Populus trichocarpa isolate Nisqually-1 chromosome 18, P.trichocarpa_v4.1, whole genome shotgun sequence genome encodes:
- the LOC7463707 gene encoding guanine nucleotide-binding protein subunit gamma 3 yields MAPATTSVPSLPSPCPKSPREYPDLYGKRREMAKVQMLEREIGFLEEELKSIQGLQPASTSCKEVTDFVMANSDPLIPTSRKKRRSSRFWKWLWGIRCFNFSWICCCCSSGCSLHQECPSCCECNLCNCSSCISCPTLKWRWCCSCPRPRSHCCRKISCSRNCCCICQLPACPDCSCSGWTCSCPECPKVRLCCNCKNTCCNPCLFF; encoded by the exons ATGGCTCCTGCTACGACCTCTGTACCGTCATTACCCTCGCCTTGTCCAAAGTCACCGCGAGAGTATCCAGATTTGTATGGGAAGCGCAGGGAAATGGCTAAAGTGCAGATGCTTGAGAGAGAGATTGGTTTTTTAGAG GAGGAACTAAAATCTATTCAAGGCCTCCAGCCTGCATCTACATCCTGCAAAGA GGTCACTGACTTTGTCATGGCAAACTCGGATCCTTTGATTCCAAC AAGTCGGAAAAAACGAAGGTCTAGTCGGTTCTGGAAGTGGCTATG GGGAATACGCTGTTTTAACTTCTCATGGATTTGTTGCTGCTGTTCTTCGGGCTGCTCTCTTCATCAAGAATGTCCAAGCTGCTGTGAATGTAATCTATGTAACTGCTCTTCCTGCATCAGCTGCCCAACTCTAAAGTGGCGGTGGTGTTGCTCTTGTCCACGTCCTAGATCCCATTGCTGTAGAAAGATCTCATGCAGCAGGAACTGCTGCTGCATTTGTCAATTACCTGCATGCCCAGATTGCTCTTGTAGCGGTTGGACATGCTCTTGTCCCGAATGTCCAAAGGTGCGCCTTTGTTGCAATTGTAAAAACACTTGTTGTAATCCATGTTTATTCTTCTAG